A single region of the Neodiprion pinetum isolate iyNeoPine1 chromosome 5, iyNeoPine1.2, whole genome shotgun sequence genome encodes:
- the mRpS7 gene encoding small ribosomal subunit protein uS7m isoform X2 — protein MAALKMFHSRQFAAATVRSLLSINRWSEINIKKNDYSVYPPYYVRPVYKKEQQAALKGTEEAEHLAHAPIKAARNNETSSVFHDEFLRQFTNYIMKKGNKILARRLLEKSLENVKRIQLERYHKAEPQDKVGMELDPKIIMHKAIANCKPLLKLERIKRGGATYQVPIPVTDKNAQWVASKWMLEAARDKESNAHLPEKLAYELLDAFNNQGRVIKRKQDLHKQCEANRAYAHYRWS, from the exons ATGGCCGCACTTAAAATGTTTCACAGCAGACAATTCGCGGCTGCTACCGTTCGATCTTTATTATCAATAAACAG ATGGAGCGAAATCAACATCAAGAAAAATGACTACAGCGTTTATCCGCCATACTATGTTAGACCGGTTTATAAAAAGGAGCAGCAAGCTGCTCTCAAAGGAACTGAAGAGGCCGAACACCTAGCACATGCGCCGATTAAAGCAGCTAGAAACAATGAGACAAGTTCAGTTTTCCATGATGAGTTTCTAAG ACAATTTACCAACTACATTATGAAAAAGGGGAACAAGATATTGGCACGTAGATTACTGGAAAAATCATTAGAGAATGTGAAGAGGATACAGTTGGAACGATACCACAAAGCAGAGCCTCAAGATAAAGTAGGCATGGAACTAGATCCAAAAATAATCATGCACAAGGCTATTGCAAATTGTAAACCACTACTCAAACTGGAACGAATTAAAAGAGGTGGAGCCACATATCAG GTTCCAATACCAGTAACGGATAAAAATGCACAGTGGGTTGCTTCAAAGTGGATGCTTGAAGCTGCTAGAGACAAGGAAAGTAACGCGCATTTACCGGAAAAATTAGCATATGAACTTCTTGATGCATTTAATAATCAG GGACGTGTTATCAAGAGGAAACAGGATTTACACAAGCAATGCGAAGCAAATCGAGCCTATGCTCATTACAGATGGAGCTAA
- the LOC124219743 gene encoding dual specificity mitogen-activated protein kinase kinase 4 isoform X5 has protein sequence MIYGTGRNFFPRLDFLSNSDIQNEVSEKRQALKMNLGSGSLTFSNSTNSTHSNSTSMSSCPPLPSSRPSLPLPLPKLPIRPRPAAQQEFLPDKARYYSREKLRMCQSMQSTGKLQLSPDTIYDFTSEDLQDLGEIGRGGFGTVNKMIHRISNTVMAVKRIRSTVDEREQKQLLMDLEVVMKSNECPCIVQFYGALFKEGDCWICMELMDTSLDKFYKFIYERLNERIPESILGKITVATVKALNYLKEKLKIIHRDVKPSNILLDRRGNIKLCDFGISGQLVDSIARTRDAGCRPYMAPERIDPQRARGYDVRSDVWSLGITLMEVATGYFPYPKWNSVFEQLYQVVQGDPPRLSPNENGNRFTMDFVNFVNTCLIKEETQRPKYNKLLEHPFIRKGEEAKIDVAAYVSGVLDSMANNGVTPFTTNQP, from the exons ATGATATACG GAACCGGCAGAAACTTCTTTCCACGTTTGGATTTTCTGTCCAATAGCGATATTCAGAATGAAGTGTCAG AGAAAAGACAGGCGTTGAAGATGAATCTGGGATCTGGTAGCCTAACCTTTTCAAATTCCACAAACTCGACCCACTCCAATTCCACCAGTATGTCATCATGCCCACCATTGCC GTCGTCTCGCCCTAGCTTGCCCTTACCTCTGCCAAAGTTGCCGATTAGGCCTCGGCCAGCGGCGCAACAAGAATTTCTCCCAGATAAAGCAAG GTATTATTCCAGGGAGAAATTACGGATGTGTCAATCAATGCAGAGCACGGGAAAACTTCAGTTATCTCCTGACACGATATATGATTTTACCAGCGAGGATTTACAAGACTTGGGAGAGATCGGGCGCGGAGGATTTGGCACTGTAAATAAGATGATACATAGGATAAGCAATACCGTCATGGCTGTGAAG AGGATTCGCTCAACAGTGGATGAAAGAGAACAGAAACAACTTTTAATGGATTTGGAAGTTGTTATGAAATCCAACGAGTGTCCCTGCATCGTGCAATTTTATGGAGCTTTATTTAAAgag GGAGACTGTTGGATTTGTATGGAACTGATGGACACGTCTTTAGACAAATTCTACAAATTTATATATGAGAGATTAAACGAGAGGATACCTGAAAGTATACTGGGAAAAATCACAGTAGCTACAGTTAAGGCATTAAATTATCTTAAGGAGAAGCTCAAAATTATTCACCGTGATGTTAAGCCAAGCAACATACTTCTCGACCGTCGCGGTAACATCAAGCTGTGCGATTTTGGCATTTCTGGACAACTGGTCGATTCAATTGCCCGAACACGAGACGCCGGATGCAGGCCTTATATGGCT cccgAAAGGATAGATCCCCAACGAGCAAGAGGATATGACGTCAGGAGTGACGTATGGTCTTTGGGCATAACGCTGATGGAAGTAGCGACTGGGTATTTTCCATATCCAAAATGGAATTCGGTATTCGAACAACTATATCAGGTGGTACAAGGAGACCCGCCGCGTTTGTCACCCAACGAGAATGGAAATCGTTTCACAATGGATTTTGTCAATTTCGTAAACACATG TTTGATCAAGGAAGAGACGCAGCGTCCAAAATACAACAAACTTTTGGAACATCCGTTCATAAGGAAAGGTGAAGAAGCGAAAATAGACGTGGCCGCGTACGTCAGCGGAGTGTTGGACAGTATGGCTAACAATGGAGTGACGCCGTTCACCACGAATCAGccttaa
- the LOC124219743 gene encoding dual specificity mitogen-activated protein kinase kinase 4 isoform X7 → MAENQGNSSHQINQEKRQALKMNLGSGSLTFSNSTNSTHSNSTSMSSCPPLPLPLPLPKLPIRPRPAAQQEFLPDKARYYSREKLRMCQSMQSTGKLQLSPDTIYDFTSEDLQDLGEIGRGGFGTVNKMIHRISNTVMAVKRIRSTVDEREQKQLLMDLEVVMKSNECPCIVQFYGALFKEGDCWICMELMDTSLDKFYKFIYERLNERIPESILGKITVATVKALNYLKEKLKIIHRDVKPSNILLDRRGNIKLCDFGISGQLVDSIARTRDAGCRPYMAPERIDPQRARGYDVRSDVWSLGITLMEVATGYFPYPKWNSVFEQLYQVVQGDPPRLSPNENGNRFTMDFVNFVNTCLIKEETQRPKYNKLLEHPFIRKGEEAKIDVAAYVSGVLDSMANNGVTPFTTNQP, encoded by the exons ATGGCAGAGAATCAAGGAAACTCTTCGCATCAAATAAACCAAG AGAAAAGACAGGCGTTGAAGATGAATCTGGGATCTGGTAGCCTAACCTTTTCAAATTCCACAAACTCGACCCACTCCAATTCCACCAGTATGTCATCATGCCCACCATTGCC CTTGCCCTTACCTCTGCCAAAGTTGCCGATTAGGCCTCGGCCAGCGGCGCAACAAGAATTTCTCCCAGATAAAGCAAG GTATTATTCCAGGGAGAAATTACGGATGTGTCAATCAATGCAGAGCACGGGAAAACTTCAGTTATCTCCTGACACGATATATGATTTTACCAGCGAGGATTTACAAGACTTGGGAGAGATCGGGCGCGGAGGATTTGGCACTGTAAATAAGATGATACATAGGATAAGCAATACCGTCATGGCTGTGAAG AGGATTCGCTCAACAGTGGATGAAAGAGAACAGAAACAACTTTTAATGGATTTGGAAGTTGTTATGAAATCCAACGAGTGTCCCTGCATCGTGCAATTTTATGGAGCTTTATTTAAAgag GGAGACTGTTGGATTTGTATGGAACTGATGGACACGTCTTTAGACAAATTCTACAAATTTATATATGAGAGATTAAACGAGAGGATACCTGAAAGTATACTGGGAAAAATCACAGTAGCTACAGTTAAGGCATTAAATTATCTTAAGGAGAAGCTCAAAATTATTCACCGTGATGTTAAGCCAAGCAACATACTTCTCGACCGTCGCGGTAACATCAAGCTGTGCGATTTTGGCATTTCTGGACAACTGGTCGATTCAATTGCCCGAACACGAGACGCCGGATGCAGGCCTTATATGGCT cccgAAAGGATAGATCCCCAACGAGCAAGAGGATATGACGTCAGGAGTGACGTATGGTCTTTGGGCATAACGCTGATGGAAGTAGCGACTGGGTATTTTCCATATCCAAAATGGAATTCGGTATTCGAACAACTATATCAGGTGGTACAAGGAGACCCGCCGCGTTTGTCACCCAACGAGAATGGAAATCGTTTCACAATGGATTTTGTCAATTTCGTAAACACATG TTTGATCAAGGAAGAGACGCAGCGTCCAAAATACAACAAACTTTTGGAACATCCGTTCATAAGGAAAGGTGAAGAAGCGAAAATAGACGTGGCCGCGTACGTCAGCGGAGTGTTGGACAGTATGGCTAACAATGGAGTGACGCCGTTCACCACGAATCAGccttaa
- the mRpS7 gene encoding small ribosomal subunit protein uS7m isoform X1 has protein sequence MAALKMFHSRQFAAATVRSLLSINRWSEINIKKNDYSVYPPYYVRPVYKKEQQAALKGTEEAEHLAHAPIKAARNNETSSVFHDEFLRQFTNYIMKKGNKILARRLLEKSLENVKRIQLERYHKAEPQDKVGMELDPKIIMHKAIANCKPLLKLERIKRGGATYQVPIPVTDKNAQWVASKWMLEAARDKESNAHLPEKLAYELLDAFNNQNGLILGTCYQEETGFTQAMRSKSSLCSLQMELNIDHVNSLHRQAIVNF, from the exons ATGGCCGCACTTAAAATGTTTCACAGCAGACAATTCGCGGCTGCTACCGTTCGATCTTTATTATCAATAAACAG ATGGAGCGAAATCAACATCAAGAAAAATGACTACAGCGTTTATCCGCCATACTATGTTAGACCGGTTTATAAAAAGGAGCAGCAAGCTGCTCTCAAAGGAACTGAAGAGGCCGAACACCTAGCACATGCGCCGATTAAAGCAGCTAGAAACAATGAGACAAGTTCAGTTTTCCATGATGAGTTTCTAAG ACAATTTACCAACTACATTATGAAAAAGGGGAACAAGATATTGGCACGTAGATTACTGGAAAAATCATTAGAGAATGTGAAGAGGATACAGTTGGAACGATACCACAAAGCAGAGCCTCAAGATAAAGTAGGCATGGAACTAGATCCAAAAATAATCATGCACAAGGCTATTGCAAATTGTAAACCACTACTCAAACTGGAACGAATTAAAAGAGGTGGAGCCACATATCAG GTTCCAATACCAGTAACGGATAAAAATGCACAGTGGGTTGCTTCAAAGTGGATGCTTGAAGCTGCTAGAGACAAGGAAAGTAACGCGCATTTACCGGAAAAATTAGCATATGAACTTCTTGATGCATTTAATAATCAG AATGGTCTGATTTTAGGGACGTGTTATCAAGAGGAAACAGGATTTACACAAGCAATGCGAAGCAAATCGAGCCTATGCTCATTACAGATGGAGCTAAATATTGACCATGTTAATTCCCTTCATCGTCAAgctattgtaaatttttaa
- the LOC124219743 gene encoding dual specificity mitogen-activated protein kinase kinase 4 isoform X1: protein MAENQGNSSHQINQGTGRNFFPRLDFLSNSDIQNEVSEKRQALKMNLGSGSLTFSNSTNSTHSNSTSMSSCPPLPSSRPSLPLPLPKLPIRPRPAAQQEFLPDKARYYSREKLRMCQSMQSTGKLQLSPDTIYDFTSEDLQDLGEIGRGGFGTVNKMIHRISNTVMAVKRIRSTVDEREQKQLLMDLEVVMKSNECPCIVQFYGALFKEGDCWICMELMDTSLDKFYKFIYERLNERIPESILGKITVATVKALNYLKEKLKIIHRDVKPSNILLDRRGNIKLCDFGISGQLVDSIARTRDAGCRPYMAPERIDPQRARGYDVRSDVWSLGITLMEVATGYFPYPKWNSVFEQLYQVVQGDPPRLSPNENGNRFTMDFVNFVNTCLIKEETQRPKYNKLLEHPFIRKGEEAKIDVAAYVSGVLDSMANNGVTPFTTNQP, encoded by the exons ATGGCAGAGAATCAAGGAAACTCTTCGCATCAAATAAACCAAG GAACCGGCAGAAACTTCTTTCCACGTTTGGATTTTCTGTCCAATAGCGATATTCAGAATGAAGTGTCAG AGAAAAGACAGGCGTTGAAGATGAATCTGGGATCTGGTAGCCTAACCTTTTCAAATTCCACAAACTCGACCCACTCCAATTCCACCAGTATGTCATCATGCCCACCATTGCC GTCGTCTCGCCCTAGCTTGCCCTTACCTCTGCCAAAGTTGCCGATTAGGCCTCGGCCAGCGGCGCAACAAGAATTTCTCCCAGATAAAGCAAG GTATTATTCCAGGGAGAAATTACGGATGTGTCAATCAATGCAGAGCACGGGAAAACTTCAGTTATCTCCTGACACGATATATGATTTTACCAGCGAGGATTTACAAGACTTGGGAGAGATCGGGCGCGGAGGATTTGGCACTGTAAATAAGATGATACATAGGATAAGCAATACCGTCATGGCTGTGAAG AGGATTCGCTCAACAGTGGATGAAAGAGAACAGAAACAACTTTTAATGGATTTGGAAGTTGTTATGAAATCCAACGAGTGTCCCTGCATCGTGCAATTTTATGGAGCTTTATTTAAAgag GGAGACTGTTGGATTTGTATGGAACTGATGGACACGTCTTTAGACAAATTCTACAAATTTATATATGAGAGATTAAACGAGAGGATACCTGAAAGTATACTGGGAAAAATCACAGTAGCTACAGTTAAGGCATTAAATTATCTTAAGGAGAAGCTCAAAATTATTCACCGTGATGTTAAGCCAAGCAACATACTTCTCGACCGTCGCGGTAACATCAAGCTGTGCGATTTTGGCATTTCTGGACAACTGGTCGATTCAATTGCCCGAACACGAGACGCCGGATGCAGGCCTTATATGGCT cccgAAAGGATAGATCCCCAACGAGCAAGAGGATATGACGTCAGGAGTGACGTATGGTCTTTGGGCATAACGCTGATGGAAGTAGCGACTGGGTATTTTCCATATCCAAAATGGAATTCGGTATTCGAACAACTATATCAGGTGGTACAAGGAGACCCGCCGCGTTTGTCACCCAACGAGAATGGAAATCGTTTCACAATGGATTTTGTCAATTTCGTAAACACATG TTTGATCAAGGAAGAGACGCAGCGTCCAAAATACAACAAACTTTTGGAACATCCGTTCATAAGGAAAGGTGAAGAAGCGAAAATAGACGTGGCCGCGTACGTCAGCGGAGTGTTGGACAGTATGGCTAACAATGGAGTGACGCCGTTCACCACGAATCAGccttaa
- the LOC124219743 gene encoding dual specificity mitogen-activated protein kinase kinase 4 isoform X4, translating into MAENQGNSSHQINQGTGRNFFPRLDFLSNSDIQNEVSEKRQALKMNLGSGSLTFSNSTNSTHSNSTSMSSCPPLPLPLPLPKLPIRPRPAAQQEFLPDKAREKLRMCQSMQSTGKLQLSPDTIYDFTSEDLQDLGEIGRGGFGTVNKMIHRISNTVMAVKRIRSTVDEREQKQLLMDLEVVMKSNECPCIVQFYGALFKEGDCWICMELMDTSLDKFYKFIYERLNERIPESILGKITVATVKALNYLKEKLKIIHRDVKPSNILLDRRGNIKLCDFGISGQLVDSIARTRDAGCRPYMAPERIDPQRARGYDVRSDVWSLGITLMEVATGYFPYPKWNSVFEQLYQVVQGDPPRLSPNENGNRFTMDFVNFVNTCLIKEETQRPKYNKLLEHPFIRKGEEAKIDVAAYVSGVLDSMANNGVTPFTTNQP; encoded by the exons ATGGCAGAGAATCAAGGAAACTCTTCGCATCAAATAAACCAAG GAACCGGCAGAAACTTCTTTCCACGTTTGGATTTTCTGTCCAATAGCGATATTCAGAATGAAGTGTCAG AGAAAAGACAGGCGTTGAAGATGAATCTGGGATCTGGTAGCCTAACCTTTTCAAATTCCACAAACTCGACCCACTCCAATTCCACCAGTATGTCATCATGCCCACCATTGCC CTTGCCCTTACCTCTGCCAAAGTTGCCGATTAGGCCTCGGCCAGCGGCGCAACAAGAATTTCTCCCAGATAAAGCAAG GGAGAAATTACGGATGTGTCAATCAATGCAGAGCACGGGAAAACTTCAGTTATCTCCTGACACGATATATGATTTTACCAGCGAGGATTTACAAGACTTGGGAGAGATCGGGCGCGGAGGATTTGGCACTGTAAATAAGATGATACATAGGATAAGCAATACCGTCATGGCTGTGAAG AGGATTCGCTCAACAGTGGATGAAAGAGAACAGAAACAACTTTTAATGGATTTGGAAGTTGTTATGAAATCCAACGAGTGTCCCTGCATCGTGCAATTTTATGGAGCTTTATTTAAAgag GGAGACTGTTGGATTTGTATGGAACTGATGGACACGTCTTTAGACAAATTCTACAAATTTATATATGAGAGATTAAACGAGAGGATACCTGAAAGTATACTGGGAAAAATCACAGTAGCTACAGTTAAGGCATTAAATTATCTTAAGGAGAAGCTCAAAATTATTCACCGTGATGTTAAGCCAAGCAACATACTTCTCGACCGTCGCGGTAACATCAAGCTGTGCGATTTTGGCATTTCTGGACAACTGGTCGATTCAATTGCCCGAACACGAGACGCCGGATGCAGGCCTTATATGGCT cccgAAAGGATAGATCCCCAACGAGCAAGAGGATATGACGTCAGGAGTGACGTATGGTCTTTGGGCATAACGCTGATGGAAGTAGCGACTGGGTATTTTCCATATCCAAAATGGAATTCGGTATTCGAACAACTATATCAGGTGGTACAAGGAGACCCGCCGCGTTTGTCACCCAACGAGAATGGAAATCGTTTCACAATGGATTTTGTCAATTTCGTAAACACATG TTTGATCAAGGAAGAGACGCAGCGTCCAAAATACAACAAACTTTTGGAACATCCGTTCATAAGGAAAGGTGAAGAAGCGAAAATAGACGTGGCCGCGTACGTCAGCGGAGTGTTGGACAGTATGGCTAACAATGGAGTGACGCCGTTCACCACGAATCAGccttaa
- the LOC124219743 gene encoding dual specificity mitogen-activated protein kinase kinase 4 isoform X6 — protein sequence MAENQGNSSHQINQEKRQALKMNLGSGSLTFSNSTNSTHSNSTSMSSCPPLPSSRPSLPLPLPKLPIRPRPAAQQEFLPDKARYYSREKLRMCQSMQSTGKLQLSPDTIYDFTSEDLQDLGEIGRGGFGTVNKMIHRISNTVMAVKRIRSTVDEREQKQLLMDLEVVMKSNECPCIVQFYGALFKEGDCWICMELMDTSLDKFYKFIYERLNERIPESILGKITVATVKALNYLKEKLKIIHRDVKPSNILLDRRGNIKLCDFGISGQLVDSIARTRDAGCRPYMAPERIDPQRARGYDVRSDVWSLGITLMEVATGYFPYPKWNSVFEQLYQVVQGDPPRLSPNENGNRFTMDFVNFVNTCLIKEETQRPKYNKLLEHPFIRKGEEAKIDVAAYVSGVLDSMANNGVTPFTTNQP from the exons ATGGCAGAGAATCAAGGAAACTCTTCGCATCAAATAAACCAAG AGAAAAGACAGGCGTTGAAGATGAATCTGGGATCTGGTAGCCTAACCTTTTCAAATTCCACAAACTCGACCCACTCCAATTCCACCAGTATGTCATCATGCCCACCATTGCC GTCGTCTCGCCCTAGCTTGCCCTTACCTCTGCCAAAGTTGCCGATTAGGCCTCGGCCAGCGGCGCAACAAGAATTTCTCCCAGATAAAGCAAG GTATTATTCCAGGGAGAAATTACGGATGTGTCAATCAATGCAGAGCACGGGAAAACTTCAGTTATCTCCTGACACGATATATGATTTTACCAGCGAGGATTTACAAGACTTGGGAGAGATCGGGCGCGGAGGATTTGGCACTGTAAATAAGATGATACATAGGATAAGCAATACCGTCATGGCTGTGAAG AGGATTCGCTCAACAGTGGATGAAAGAGAACAGAAACAACTTTTAATGGATTTGGAAGTTGTTATGAAATCCAACGAGTGTCCCTGCATCGTGCAATTTTATGGAGCTTTATTTAAAgag GGAGACTGTTGGATTTGTATGGAACTGATGGACACGTCTTTAGACAAATTCTACAAATTTATATATGAGAGATTAAACGAGAGGATACCTGAAAGTATACTGGGAAAAATCACAGTAGCTACAGTTAAGGCATTAAATTATCTTAAGGAGAAGCTCAAAATTATTCACCGTGATGTTAAGCCAAGCAACATACTTCTCGACCGTCGCGGTAACATCAAGCTGTGCGATTTTGGCATTTCTGGACAACTGGTCGATTCAATTGCCCGAACACGAGACGCCGGATGCAGGCCTTATATGGCT cccgAAAGGATAGATCCCCAACGAGCAAGAGGATATGACGTCAGGAGTGACGTATGGTCTTTGGGCATAACGCTGATGGAAGTAGCGACTGGGTATTTTCCATATCCAAAATGGAATTCGGTATTCGAACAACTATATCAGGTGGTACAAGGAGACCCGCCGCGTTTGTCACCCAACGAGAATGGAAATCGTTTCACAATGGATTTTGTCAATTTCGTAAACACATG TTTGATCAAGGAAGAGACGCAGCGTCCAAAATACAACAAACTTTTGGAACATCCGTTCATAAGGAAAGGTGAAGAAGCGAAAATAGACGTGGCCGCGTACGTCAGCGGAGTGTTGGACAGTATGGCTAACAATGGAGTGACGCCGTTCACCACGAATCAGccttaa
- the LOC124219743 gene encoding dual specificity mitogen-activated protein kinase kinase 4 isoform X2 translates to MAENQGNSSHQINQGTGRNFFPRLDFLSNSDIQNEVSEKRQALKMNLGSGSLTFSNSTNSTHSNSTSMSSCPPLPSSRPSLPLPLPKLPIRPRPAAQQEFLPDKAREKLRMCQSMQSTGKLQLSPDTIYDFTSEDLQDLGEIGRGGFGTVNKMIHRISNTVMAVKRIRSTVDEREQKQLLMDLEVVMKSNECPCIVQFYGALFKEGDCWICMELMDTSLDKFYKFIYERLNERIPESILGKITVATVKALNYLKEKLKIIHRDVKPSNILLDRRGNIKLCDFGISGQLVDSIARTRDAGCRPYMAPERIDPQRARGYDVRSDVWSLGITLMEVATGYFPYPKWNSVFEQLYQVVQGDPPRLSPNENGNRFTMDFVNFVNTCLIKEETQRPKYNKLLEHPFIRKGEEAKIDVAAYVSGVLDSMANNGVTPFTTNQP, encoded by the exons ATGGCAGAGAATCAAGGAAACTCTTCGCATCAAATAAACCAAG GAACCGGCAGAAACTTCTTTCCACGTTTGGATTTTCTGTCCAATAGCGATATTCAGAATGAAGTGTCAG AGAAAAGACAGGCGTTGAAGATGAATCTGGGATCTGGTAGCCTAACCTTTTCAAATTCCACAAACTCGACCCACTCCAATTCCACCAGTATGTCATCATGCCCACCATTGCC GTCGTCTCGCCCTAGCTTGCCCTTACCTCTGCCAAAGTTGCCGATTAGGCCTCGGCCAGCGGCGCAACAAGAATTTCTCCCAGATAAAGCAAG GGAGAAATTACGGATGTGTCAATCAATGCAGAGCACGGGAAAACTTCAGTTATCTCCTGACACGATATATGATTTTACCAGCGAGGATTTACAAGACTTGGGAGAGATCGGGCGCGGAGGATTTGGCACTGTAAATAAGATGATACATAGGATAAGCAATACCGTCATGGCTGTGAAG AGGATTCGCTCAACAGTGGATGAAAGAGAACAGAAACAACTTTTAATGGATTTGGAAGTTGTTATGAAATCCAACGAGTGTCCCTGCATCGTGCAATTTTATGGAGCTTTATTTAAAgag GGAGACTGTTGGATTTGTATGGAACTGATGGACACGTCTTTAGACAAATTCTACAAATTTATATATGAGAGATTAAACGAGAGGATACCTGAAAGTATACTGGGAAAAATCACAGTAGCTACAGTTAAGGCATTAAATTATCTTAAGGAGAAGCTCAAAATTATTCACCGTGATGTTAAGCCAAGCAACATACTTCTCGACCGTCGCGGTAACATCAAGCTGTGCGATTTTGGCATTTCTGGACAACTGGTCGATTCAATTGCCCGAACACGAGACGCCGGATGCAGGCCTTATATGGCT cccgAAAGGATAGATCCCCAACGAGCAAGAGGATATGACGTCAGGAGTGACGTATGGTCTTTGGGCATAACGCTGATGGAAGTAGCGACTGGGTATTTTCCATATCCAAAATGGAATTCGGTATTCGAACAACTATATCAGGTGGTACAAGGAGACCCGCCGCGTTTGTCACCCAACGAGAATGGAAATCGTTTCACAATGGATTTTGTCAATTTCGTAAACACATG TTTGATCAAGGAAGAGACGCAGCGTCCAAAATACAACAAACTTTTGGAACATCCGTTCATAAGGAAAGGTGAAGAAGCGAAAATAGACGTGGCCGCGTACGTCAGCGGAGTGTTGGACAGTATGGCTAACAATGGAGTGACGCCGTTCACCACGAATCAGccttaa
- the LOC124219743 gene encoding dual specificity mitogen-activated protein kinase kinase 4 isoform X3 translates to MAENQGNSSHQINQGTGRNFFPRLDFLSNSDIQNEVSEKRQALKMNLGSGSLTFSNSTNSTHSNSTSMSSCPPLPLPLPLPKLPIRPRPAAQQEFLPDKARYYSREKLRMCQSMQSTGKLQLSPDTIYDFTSEDLQDLGEIGRGGFGTVNKMIHRISNTVMAVKRIRSTVDEREQKQLLMDLEVVMKSNECPCIVQFYGALFKEGDCWICMELMDTSLDKFYKFIYERLNERIPESILGKITVATVKALNYLKEKLKIIHRDVKPSNILLDRRGNIKLCDFGISGQLVDSIARTRDAGCRPYMAPERIDPQRARGYDVRSDVWSLGITLMEVATGYFPYPKWNSVFEQLYQVVQGDPPRLSPNENGNRFTMDFVNFVNTCLIKEETQRPKYNKLLEHPFIRKGEEAKIDVAAYVSGVLDSMANNGVTPFTTNQP, encoded by the exons ATGGCAGAGAATCAAGGAAACTCTTCGCATCAAATAAACCAAG GAACCGGCAGAAACTTCTTTCCACGTTTGGATTTTCTGTCCAATAGCGATATTCAGAATGAAGTGTCAG AGAAAAGACAGGCGTTGAAGATGAATCTGGGATCTGGTAGCCTAACCTTTTCAAATTCCACAAACTCGACCCACTCCAATTCCACCAGTATGTCATCATGCCCACCATTGCC CTTGCCCTTACCTCTGCCAAAGTTGCCGATTAGGCCTCGGCCAGCGGCGCAACAAGAATTTCTCCCAGATAAAGCAAG GTATTATTCCAGGGAGAAATTACGGATGTGTCAATCAATGCAGAGCACGGGAAAACTTCAGTTATCTCCTGACACGATATATGATTTTACCAGCGAGGATTTACAAGACTTGGGAGAGATCGGGCGCGGAGGATTTGGCACTGTAAATAAGATGATACATAGGATAAGCAATACCGTCATGGCTGTGAAG AGGATTCGCTCAACAGTGGATGAAAGAGAACAGAAACAACTTTTAATGGATTTGGAAGTTGTTATGAAATCCAACGAGTGTCCCTGCATCGTGCAATTTTATGGAGCTTTATTTAAAgag GGAGACTGTTGGATTTGTATGGAACTGATGGACACGTCTTTAGACAAATTCTACAAATTTATATATGAGAGATTAAACGAGAGGATACCTGAAAGTATACTGGGAAAAATCACAGTAGCTACAGTTAAGGCATTAAATTATCTTAAGGAGAAGCTCAAAATTATTCACCGTGATGTTAAGCCAAGCAACATACTTCTCGACCGTCGCGGTAACATCAAGCTGTGCGATTTTGGCATTTCTGGACAACTGGTCGATTCAATTGCCCGAACACGAGACGCCGGATGCAGGCCTTATATGGCT cccgAAAGGATAGATCCCCAACGAGCAAGAGGATATGACGTCAGGAGTGACGTATGGTCTTTGGGCATAACGCTGATGGAAGTAGCGACTGGGTATTTTCCATATCCAAAATGGAATTCGGTATTCGAACAACTATATCAGGTGGTACAAGGAGACCCGCCGCGTTTGTCACCCAACGAGAATGGAAATCGTTTCACAATGGATTTTGTCAATTTCGTAAACACATG TTTGATCAAGGAAGAGACGCAGCGTCCAAAATACAACAAACTTTTGGAACATCCGTTCATAAGGAAAGGTGAAGAAGCGAAAATAGACGTGGCCGCGTACGTCAGCGGAGTGTTGGACAGTATGGCTAACAATGGAGTGACGCCGTTCACCACGAATCAGccttaa